One genomic region from Spirosoma sp. KCTC 42546 encodes:
- a CDS encoding glycosyltransferase family 4 protein encodes MRVTHLSNYHLFGGAAVAANRLHRALEKQAWSNHNVESTMLVGVPNRLETHRPEPGVVYLANNFLAEQTAFGRFVAERLYFLPYECDNSVRFQFSPARFGATLDFHPAIQQADVLHLHWINFGFLSIDGLRSLFSLGKPIVWTLHDQWAFTGGCHYARGCNHFLTHCRQCPYLKKPGEHDLSARVFEQKQKLFGNARVHFTPPSHWLASEAQRSALLRGFPFTVIPYAIDQAVFCPVDRAEANTRLDLPDTSKPRLLFGSANVTDTRKGFKYFAEALTLLHQQHPDLAPEILVFGKGRSYLLNELPYPVRHLGLLTTEDDIVAAYNAADVMIVPSLEDNLPNTVIEAMACGTPVVGFRTGGIPEMIDHQQNGYLADIGSAQQLADGVAFLLTHLRPETLRQNARQSAEARFSEDVVARQHIELYYKLLNE; translated from the coding sequence GTGAGAGTTACGCACCTTAGCAACTACCACTTATTTGGCGGGGCAGCTGTAGCGGCCAATCGGCTTCATCGGGCCTTAGAAAAACAGGCCTGGTCAAACCATAACGTCGAAAGTACAATGCTTGTTGGCGTACCCAACCGATTGGAAACGCATCGGCCAGAACCGGGTGTTGTGTACCTGGCCAATAACTTTCTGGCCGAGCAAACTGCCTTTGGGCGATTTGTGGCTGAGCGGTTGTATTTTTTACCTTACGAATGTGATAACTCCGTTCGATTTCAGTTTTCACCGGCCCGGTTCGGCGCTACGCTTGACTTCCATCCGGCCATTCAACAGGCTGATGTTCTGCACCTTCATTGGATTAACTTCGGGTTTTTATCCATTGATGGCCTGCGTTCTCTGTTCAGCTTAGGCAAGCCCATCGTCTGGACGCTTCATGACCAGTGGGCGTTTACGGGTGGATGCCATTACGCGCGTGGCTGCAACCATTTTCTGACCCATTGTCGCCAGTGCCCGTACCTAAAAAAACCGGGCGAACATGATTTATCGGCTCGGGTTTTCGAGCAAAAACAGAAGCTGTTTGGCAATGCCCGTGTGCATTTTACGCCCCCGAGTCATTGGTTAGCCAGTGAAGCGCAACGAAGTGCATTACTTCGCGGTTTTCCGTTCACGGTCATTCCCTATGCTATTGACCAGGCGGTTTTTTGTCCGGTTGATCGTGCAGAAGCAAACACACGTCTTGACCTTCCTGATACCAGCAAGCCAAGGCTTTTATTTGGTAGCGCGAACGTAACGGACACTCGCAAAGGATTTAAGTATTTCGCTGAAGCCCTGACGCTTTTACATCAACAACATCCTGACTTAGCGCCCGAGATTTTAGTGTTCGGCAAAGGCCGCTCGTATCTGCTTAACGAATTACCTTATCCTGTTCGTCATCTCGGTTTATTAACCACCGAAGATGATATTGTGGCGGCCTACAACGCAGCCGATGTGATGATTGTACCGTCTCTGGAAGATAACCTGCCCAACACCGTAATTGAAGCCATGGCCTGTGGAACGCCTGTCGTGGGCTTCCGAACGGGCGGCATTCCTGAAATGATCGACCATCAGCAAAATGGTTACCTGGCCGATATTGGGTCTGCCCAGCAACTCGCCGACGGGGTAGCCTTCCTATTGACCCACCTGCGCCCGGAAACGTTACGCCAAAACGCCCGCCAATCCGCGGAAGCCCGTTTCTCCGAAGACGTAGTAGCTAGACAACATATTGAGTTATACTATAAATTATTGAATGAGTGA
- a CDS encoding glycosyltransferase family 2 protein: protein MPTVSIITITYNAERFLERTIQSIVAQQTTDYEYIIIDGASTDGTLAILKRYESHITTWISEQDCGLYDAMNKGLHQAKGQYVWFMNAGDEIHDPQTLPNLLARIKATAADVYYSDALFVKDDGGRRSGSPVGLRSVVTPHSLPYKLVWRDMAFGMKVCHQAFVAKRAIAPDYPINNLSADLDWEIRCLKAAQKIEFVPFVLCKYLLGGLSVQQHRQSLIDRFKILVTHFGLLTTLRNHVQIILRARRFKKQ from the coding sequence ATGCCAACCGTCTCCATCATCACCATCACGTATAATGCCGAGCGGTTCCTGGAACGCACGATTCAGAGCATTGTGGCTCAGCAGACAACAGACTATGAGTATATCATAATTGACGGAGCCTCAACAGATGGAACACTGGCGATACTAAAACGATACGAAAGCCACATCACTACCTGGATTTCGGAACAGGATTGTGGGCTTTACGATGCCATGAACAAAGGCTTGCACCAGGCCAAAGGCCAGTATGTCTGGTTTATGAATGCGGGCGACGAAATTCACGATCCGCAAACATTACCGAATCTGCTGGCGCGGATTAAAGCAACAGCGGCCGATGTGTATTACAGTGATGCCTTATTTGTTAAAGATGATGGCGGTCGGCGCTCCGGATCGCCGGTGGGGCTACGGAGTGTCGTTACCCCGCACAGCTTACCGTACAAGCTAGTGTGGCGTGATATGGCCTTTGGCATGAAAGTTTGCCATCAGGCCTTTGTAGCCAAACGAGCTATTGCGCCCGATTATCCGATAAACAATCTCAGTGCCGATTTGGACTGGGAAATTCGTTGCCTGAAAGCAGCTCAAAAGATTGAATTTGTACCATTCGTTTTGTGTAAGTACTTATTGGGCGGACTGTCTGTACAGCAACATCGGCAATCACTGATCGATCGATTCAAGATCTTAGTCACCCATTTTGGTTTGCTCACCACACTACGCAATCATGTTCAGATTATACTACGAGCCCGGCGGTTTAAAAAACAATGA
- the pfkA gene encoding 6-phosphofructokinase has translation MKRIAVFTSGGDAPGMNACIRAVVRGAVYHGLEVFGIRRGYSGMINGDIFQMSSHSVSNIVQRGGTILKSARSKEFMTPEGRAKAFEQLKKFDIEGLVAIGGNGTFTGATLFYDEYGIPTVGAPGTIDNDLYGTDYTIGFDTAVNTALEAIDKIRDTADSHDRIFFIEVMGRDSGYIAIQSGIAGGAEMVMVPEVLTPISEVVEILKSGWSRQKSSSIVVIAEGEEAGIATEIAEKIRQQVDSNMDMRVTTLGHIQRGGIPTAYDRILASRLGLGALEGLMNGEKNVMAGIVNNELVYTPFRDTIRLPKPINEDLLRMVKILSV, from the coding sequence ATGAAACGAATAGCTGTTTTTACCTCAGGTGGTGATGCACCAGGTATGAACGCCTGTATCCGGGCTGTTGTCCGGGGGGCGGTCTATCATGGTCTCGAAGTATTCGGCATCCGCCGGGGGTACAGCGGAATGATAAATGGCGATATTTTTCAGATGTCTTCGCACTCGGTCAGTAACATCGTGCAACGTGGAGGCACCATCCTAAAATCGGCCCGCAGTAAAGAGTTCATGACGCCCGAAGGCCGGGCTAAAGCCTTTGAACAACTTAAGAAATTCGACATTGAAGGCCTGGTTGCCATTGGTGGAAACGGTACGTTTACAGGGGCCACGCTTTTTTATGATGAATATGGGATTCCAACCGTTGGCGCGCCAGGCACAATTGACAACGACCTCTACGGAACTGATTATACCATTGGATTCGATACAGCGGTAAATACGGCCTTAGAAGCCATCGACAAAATCCGGGATACTGCCGACTCGCACGACCGGATTTTCTTTATCGAGGTGATGGGCCGCGACTCTGGCTACATTGCTATTCAGTCGGGTATTGCAGGCGGTGCCGAGATGGTCATGGTCCCCGAAGTCCTAACCCCTATCTCCGAGGTTGTCGAAATACTAAAATCAGGTTGGAGTCGTCAGAAATCCTCGTCCATCGTTGTTATTGCCGAAGGCGAAGAAGCTGGTATTGCCACGGAGATTGCCGAAAAGATTCGGCAACAGGTTGACTCCAACATGGATATGCGCGTTACAACACTCGGACATATTCAGCGCGGGGGTATTCCAACCGCCTACGACCGTATTCTGGCCAGCCGACTAGGACTTGGTGCGCTTGAAGGGCTCATGAACGGCGAAAAGAATGTTATGGCCGGAATTGTCAATAATGAACTGGTGTATACGCCCTTCCGCGATACCATTAGACTACCTAAGCCAATCAACGAAGATTTGCTGAGGATGGTGAAGATTCTGAGCGTGTAA
- a CDS encoding thioredoxin-like domain-containing protein, with translation MKNLLLTALFSFFLLPAVWAQSTTGTPADGFRITGHIKGLKDTTCILAHYFGATQYIPKDTARVDGAGNMVFEGKKSLPQGLFLVVVPKKGYLQLLVTDDQQFSFETDTTNMIKNMKVTGSKENELFYAYQQQLSKLSEEAQVLNMQKKIRTDAVSTTMLNKQMGDLQKQANDYRTQFLKENPTMFAAKLLKATAEPEVPPAPKASNGRPDSVWVFNYFKNHFWDDFDFADERFVRTPFLQGKIERYIKELTVQVPDSLIKEADFLVNKAIAGKNSEVKYYTIYYITSQYEQPKVMGTDGLFVHMFEKYYKTGIMTVSDSSTLKSIGERVATLKPNLVGKILVAPIISDTLRRAINFPAIKADYTVVFFYSPTCGHCRESAPKLKKFVDDYKGKGVEVVAIAIDQSPEEWKKFIKEFKLGNAINGYDFSYRTDYRHQYDVWTTPTVYMLDKNKKILARKLPVEQIEDFMLFHKRQQAAQATKKPAAVAPANAKASVKK, from the coding sequence ATGAAAAATCTACTTCTCACGGCTCTGTTCAGCTTCTTTTTACTACCGGCTGTATGGGCACAATCAACCACCGGAACGCCAGCTGACGGTTTCCGTATCACTGGTCATATAAAAGGGCTAAAAGATACAACCTGTATACTAGCTCATTATTTTGGCGCTACTCAATACATTCCGAAGGATACGGCCCGTGTAGATGGAGCCGGGAATATGGTTTTCGAAGGCAAAAAAAGCCTGCCGCAAGGTCTATTCCTCGTTGTAGTTCCTAAAAAGGGATACCTGCAACTGCTGGTTACCGATGATCAGCAATTTTCGTTTGAAACCGATACCACTAACATGATCAAAAACATGAAGGTGACCGGTTCTAAAGAAAACGAGTTATTCTACGCCTATCAGCAACAGCTTAGCAAACTCTCGGAGGAAGCCCAGGTGTTAAACATGCAGAAAAAGATTCGGACTGACGCCGTTTCAACTACGATGCTGAATAAGCAAATGGGCGATTTGCAAAAACAGGCCAATGACTACCGGACTCAGTTTCTGAAAGAGAATCCAACTATGTTCGCAGCCAAGTTACTGAAAGCAACTGCCGAACCCGAGGTACCGCCCGCCCCTAAAGCATCCAATGGGCGACCTGACTCCGTTTGGGTGTTCAACTATTTCAAAAATCACTTCTGGGATGACTTTGACTTCGCAGACGAGCGTTTTGTCCGCACCCCGTTTCTACAGGGGAAAATAGAGCGGTACATTAAAGAACTTACTGTTCAGGTGCCTGATTCGCTTATTAAAGAAGCTGACTTTTTGGTAAACAAAGCGATTGCAGGCAAGAATAGTGAAGTGAAGTATTATACCATCTATTACATCACCAGCCAGTACGAACAACCAAAAGTGATGGGTACCGATGGGTTGTTTGTGCACATGTTCGAGAAGTATTATAAAACGGGCATAATGACCGTATCCGACTCCTCAACGCTGAAAAGCATTGGCGAACGGGTAGCCACACTAAAACCTAATTTGGTTGGTAAAATCCTGGTTGCACCCATCATTAGTGATACCCTACGTCGAGCAATTAATTTTCCAGCCATTAAGGCGGATTATACGGTTGTATTTTTCTACTCACCAACCTGCGGACACTGTCGTGAGAGTGCCCCTAAGTTGAAGAAGTTTGTCGATGATTATAAAGGCAAGGGCGTGGAGGTTGTGGCCATTGCCATAGATCAGAGCCCCGAAGAGTGGAAGAAATTCATTAAGGAGTTTAAGCTCGGCAATGCCATAAACGGCTACGATTTCAGCTACCGTACCGATTATCGCCATCAGTACGACGTCTGGACTACCCCGACAGTATACATGCTCGACAAAAACAAGAAAATCCTTGCCCGAAAGCTACCCGTTGAGCAAATCGAAGATTTTATGCTTTTTCACAAACGGCAGCAAGCCGCCCAGGCTACTAAAAAGCCAGCCGCTGTAGCTCCAGCCAATGCGAAAGCGAGTGTGAAGAAATAA
- a CDS encoding DUF58 domain-containing protein — MKQPLNLGQVRSYGNVEFLARQLVEGFITGLHKSPFHGFSVEFAEHRLYNTGETTRHIDWKVFGKTEKLFVKRYEEETNLRCHLLIDTSSSMYYPEANYGKMTFSVMAAACLAYMLQRQKDAVSLTTFADQIDLQTPTKSTPSHVHKLFTQLDLLMLQPKPLRKTSAADVIHQVAEKINKRSLVVIFSDMFDNSEKADALFSALQHLRHNLHEVLLFHVTDKKTEEEFAFDERPYEFIDLETGEKVKLQPGQVRETYQQAVKTYFQELKMRCGQYKIDFIEADIAQGFDQILTSYLVKRTKMK, encoded by the coding sequence ATGAAACAACCGCTTAATCTGGGCCAGGTACGCTCGTACGGCAACGTTGAATTTCTGGCCCGCCAACTGGTCGAAGGCTTTATTACCGGACTACATAAATCGCCATTTCACGGATTTTCCGTCGAGTTCGCGGAGCACCGCCTTTACAACACGGGCGAAACCACGCGGCACATCGACTGGAAAGTGTTTGGGAAGACCGAGAAACTCTTTGTTAAACGGTATGAAGAGGAAACGAATCTACGTTGCCACTTGCTTATCGATACGTCGTCATCGATGTATTATCCAGAGGCTAACTATGGAAAAATGACATTCAGTGTGATGGCAGCTGCCTGCTTGGCGTATATGTTACAACGGCAGAAAGATGCCGTGAGCCTGACCACTTTTGCCGATCAGATTGACCTGCAAACACCTACTAAATCGACCCCGTCGCACGTTCATAAACTCTTTACGCAACTGGATCTGCTGATGTTACAGCCTAAGCCCCTGCGTAAGACCTCAGCCGCTGATGTGATTCATCAGGTAGCTGAAAAAATTAACAAACGATCGCTGGTGGTGATTTTTAGCGATATGTTCGATAATAGCGAAAAGGCGGATGCGTTATTTTCTGCGTTGCAACACCTTCGTCATAATTTGCATGAGGTGCTCCTGTTTCACGTTACGGATAAGAAAACAGAAGAAGAATTCGCCTTTGACGAACGCCCTTATGAATTCATTGACCTCGAAACGGGCGAGAAGGTTAAACTACAGCCAGGGCAGGTGCGAGAAACGTACCAGCAAGCGGTGAAGACTTATTTTCAGGAATTGAAAATGCGCTGTGGGCAATACAAGATCGACTTCATCGAAGCCGACATCGCCCAGGGCTTCGATCAGATTCTGACATCGTATCTGGTGAAGCGAACAAAAATGAAATAA
- a CDS encoding septal ring lytic transglycosylase RlpA family protein codes for MSLIMSIMLFFSNINPAEALPSLIQKGKASFYSKKFNGRKTAYGERVSSEALEGAHRHLPLNTLVEVTNLDNQRSVIVRINDRGPFSKGRVIDLTHAAAHALGMVSKGIANVSLRVVGKGLPVSLTPSAFDAPIAYQPMLEPVL; via the coding sequence ATGAGTTTAATCATGTCCATTATGTTGTTTTTTAGCAACATAAACCCGGCGGAGGCTCTTCCGAGCCTCATACAGAAAGGCAAAGCGTCTTTTTATTCCAAGAAGTTCAATGGTCGTAAGACCGCCTACGGTGAACGAGTTAGTTCCGAAGCCCTTGAAGGTGCCCACCGTCACCTGCCGCTTAACACGTTGGTTGAAGTGACAAATCTGGATAACCAACGTTCAGTAATTGTACGAATCAATGATCGGGGGCCTTTTTCCAAAGGCCGCGTTATTGATCTTACGCATGCGGCTGCTCATGCACTTGGCATGGTTTCGAAAGGAATTGCCAATGTATCGCTCCGCGTTGTTGGGAAGGGTCTTCCCGTTTCGCTGACCCCTTCGGCATTTGATGCCCCCATTGCGTACCAGCCTATGCTGGAACCTGTACTGTAA
- a CDS encoding DUF3276 family protein, with protein MDERDREKIYSRRVRAGKRTYFFDVKSTRTNDYYLTITESRRHPQGEGFVYEKHKMFLYKEDFDKFVEALQETVEHVKTELMPEVDFTQFVQRERDEQDDFASELKWE; from the coding sequence GTGGACGAAAGAGACCGGGAGAAAATCTATTCAAGACGAGTTCGGGCGGGTAAGCGAACGTATTTTTTTGATGTTAAATCAACCCGTACGAACGATTATTACCTAACCATTACCGAGAGTCGCCGGCATCCGCAGGGCGAGGGCTTTGTGTATGAAAAACACAAGATGTTTCTCTACAAAGAAGATTTCGATAAGTTCGTAGAAGCGTTGCAGGAAACGGTAGAGCATGTAAAAACCGAACTCATGCCCGAAGTAGATTTTACGCAATTTGTTCAGCGAGAACGCGACGAGCAGGACGATTTCGCTAGTGAACTTAAATGGGAATAA